A portion of the Saimiri boliviensis isolate mSaiBol1 chromosome 1, mSaiBol1.pri, whole genome shotgun sequence genome contains these proteins:
- the NOB1 gene encoding RNA-binding protein NOB1, which produces MAPVEHVVADAGAFLLDAALQDIGKNIYTIREVVTEIRDKATRRRLAVLPYELRFKEPLPEYVRLVTEFSKKTGDYPSLSATDIQVLALTYQLEAEFVGVSHLKQEPQKVKVSSSIQHPETPLHISGFHLPSKPKPPQKTVEKGCPACEPENLEFSSFMFWRNPLPNIDHELQELLIDRSEDVPSEEEEEENGFEDRKDDSDDDAGGWITPSNIQQIQQELEQCDVPKDVRVGCVTTDFAMQNVLLQLGLHVLAVNGMLIREARSYILRCHGCFKTTSDMSRVFCSHCGNKTLKKVSVTVSDDGTLHMHFSRNPKVLNPRGLRYSLPTPKGGKYAINPHLTEDQRFPQLRLSRKARQKTNVFAPDYIAGVSPFVENDISSRSATLQLRDSTLGAGRRRLNPNASRKKFVKKR; this is translated from the exons ATGGCGCCCGTCGAGCACGTTGTGGCGGACGCTGGCGCTTTCCTGCTGGATGCGGCTCTGCAG GACATCGGGAAGAACATTTACACCATCCGGGAGGTGGTCACTGAGATTCGGGACAAGGCCACGCGCAGGCGGCTCGCGGTCCTGCCCTACGAGCTGCGGTTCAAGGAGCCCTTACCAGAATACGTGCGGCTGG TAACtgagttttcaaagaaaacaggAGACTACCCCAGCCTCTCTGCCACGGACATCCAAGTGCTTGCGCTCACATACCAGTTGGAAGCAGAGTTTGTTGGGGTGTCTCACCTAAAACAAGAACCACAGAAG gttaaagtGAGTTCATCAATTCAGCACCCAGAAACACCTCTGCACATTTCAGGTTTCCACCTGCCCTCCAAG CCTAAACCCCCACAAAAAACAGTAGAGAAAGGATGCCCAGCTTGTGAGCCTGAGAACCTGGAATTTAGTTCCTTCATGTTCTGGAGAAACCCTCTGCCCAACATCGATCATGAACTGCAGGAGCTGCTG ATTGACAGAAGTGAGGATGTTccaagtgaggaggaggaggaagaaaacgGGTTTGAAGACAGAAAAGATGACAGTGATGACGATGCGGGTGGCTGGATAACCCCCAGCAACATCCAGCAGATCCAGCAGGAGCTGGAGCAGTGCGACGTCCCCAAGGACGTGCGGGTCGGCTGCGTGACCACAGACTTCGCCATGCAG AATGTTCTGCTGCAGCTGGGGCTGCACGTGCTGGCGGTGAACGGCATGCTGATCCGCGAGGCCCGGAGCTACATCTTGCGCTGCCACGGCTGTTTCAA GACAACCTCTGACATGAGCCGAGTGTTCTGTTCACACTGTGGGAACAAGACCCTGAAGAAAGTGTCTGTGACCGTCAGTGACGACGGCACCCTGCACATGCACTTCTCCCGCAACCCCAAAGTGCTGAACCCCCGTGGGCTCCGG TACTCGCTTCCCACTCCCAAAGGGGGCAAATACGCCATCAACCCCCATCTCACCGAGGATCAGCGCTTCCCCCAGCTACGACTCTCCCGAAAGGCCAGGCAGAAAACCAACGTGTTTGCCCCTGACTACATCGCTGGGGTGTCACCCTTCGTAGAGAATGATATCTCTAGCCGCTCAGCCACACTGCAGCTCCGGGACAGCACCTTGGGAGCTGGGAGGAGACGCTTAAATCCCAATGCTTCCAGAAAGAAGTTTGTGAAGAAAAGGTGA